The following coding sequences are from one Mycolicibacterium aichiense window:
- the fbaA gene encoding class II fructose-bisphosphate aldolase produces the protein MPIATPEVYAEMLGRAKEHSFAFPAINCVGSESINAAIKGFADAGSDGIIQFSTGGAEFGSGLGVKDMVTGAVALAEFAHVVAAKYPITVALHTDHCPKDKLDGLVRPLLAISAERVSKGQNPLFQSHMWDGSAVPIDENLSIAQELLKQAAAAKIILEIEIGVVGGEEDGVEAEINEKLYTSPEDFEKTIEALGAGEHGKYLLAATFGNVHGVYKPGNVVLKPEVLAEGQRVASAKLGLPEGSKPFDFVFHGGSGSLKSEIEDSLKYGVVKMNVDTDTQYAFTRPLAAHMFTNYDGVLKVDGEVGNKKVYDPRSYLKKAEASMAERVVEACNDLHSAGRSVSAG, from the coding sequence ATGCCCATCGCCACGCCCGAGGTCTACGCGGAGATGTTGGGCCGCGCCAAGGAGCACTCGTTCGCGTTCCCGGCAATCAACTGCGTGGGTTCGGAGAGCATCAACGCGGCCATCAAGGGTTTCGCCGACGCCGGCAGTGACGGCATCATCCAATTCTCCACCGGCGGAGCCGAATTCGGATCCGGGCTCGGCGTGAAGGACATGGTCACCGGCGCAGTGGCGCTGGCCGAGTTCGCCCATGTCGTCGCCGCCAAGTACCCGATCACGGTGGCGCTGCACACCGACCACTGCCCCAAGGACAAGCTCGACGGCCTGGTCCGTCCGCTGCTCGCCATCTCCGCGGAGCGGGTGAGCAAGGGGCAGAATCCGCTGTTCCAGTCGCACATGTGGGACGGCTCGGCCGTCCCGATCGACGAGAACCTGTCGATCGCGCAGGAACTGCTCAAGCAGGCGGCCGCGGCGAAGATCATCCTGGAGATCGAAATCGGCGTTGTCGGCGGCGAAGAGGACGGCGTCGAGGCCGAGATCAACGAGAAGCTGTACACCTCGCCGGAGGACTTCGAGAAGACCATCGAGGCCCTCGGCGCCGGTGAGCACGGCAAATACCTGCTGGCCGCGACGTTCGGCAATGTGCACGGCGTCTACAAGCCGGGCAACGTGGTGCTCAAGCCGGAGGTGCTGGCCGAGGGCCAGCGGGTCGCGTCGGCCAAGCTCGGCCTGCCCGAGGGCTCCAAGCCGTTCGACTTCGTCTTCCACGGCGGGTCGGGCTCGCTGAAGTCCGAGATCGAGGACTCGCTGAAGTACGGCGTGGTGAAGATGAACGTCGACACCGACACCCAGTACGCCTTCACCCGCCCGCTGGCCGCGCACATGTTCACCAACTACGACGGCGTGCTCAAGGTCGACGGCGAGGTGGGCAACAAGAAGGTCTACGATCCGCGCAGCTACCTCAAGAAAGCCGAGGCCTCGATGGCCGAGCGCGTCGTCGAGGCGTGCAACGACCTGCACAGCGCAGGCCGCTCCGTCTCGGCCGGCTAG
- a CDS encoding TetR/AcrR family transcriptional regulator, which yields MVVVSVGERRTQAERTAAMRTRLLDATIECLVTYGYAGTTTPRIAEIAGVTRGAQVHHFRSKEDLVVAAVEYLAQQRIQKAMRQDAGIWKGPDPVVGVLEFLWNSHQGDMFVATIELWVAARTDDVLAKEVARVEPMVNSTLITAIAQLLPDHAARKQVRNVLYTAMDALRGILVVGFVDRDQTQARRRWDRACVYLAAMLSEALAAKDSD from the coding sequence ATGGTTGTGGTGAGCGTGGGTGAGCGCCGGACTCAGGCTGAGCGCACCGCAGCAATGCGGACTCGGCTGCTCGACGCGACGATCGAATGTCTGGTGACCTACGGATATGCCGGCACGACCACGCCGCGAATCGCCGAGATCGCCGGTGTGACCCGCGGAGCGCAGGTGCACCATTTCCGCTCGAAAGAGGATCTTGTCGTCGCCGCTGTCGAGTACCTTGCGCAGCAGCGGATTCAGAAGGCCATGCGCCAGGACGCCGGCATCTGGAAGGGGCCCGACCCGGTTGTCGGGGTGCTGGAGTTCCTGTGGAATTCGCATCAGGGTGACATGTTTGTCGCCACCATCGAGTTGTGGGTGGCCGCCAGGACCGACGACGTCTTGGCGAAGGAGGTGGCACGGGTCGAGCCGATGGTCAACAGCACCCTCATCACGGCCATCGCGCAACTGTTGCCCGATCATGCGGCACGCAAGCAGGTACGGAACGTGTTGTACACCGCGATGGATGCGCTGCGCGGAATTCTGGTCGTCGGTTTCGTGGATCGAGACCAGACCCAAGCCCGTCGGCGGTGGGACCGCGCATGCGTGTATCTGGCCGCCATGCTCTCAGAGGCGTTGGCCGCCAAAGACTCTGATTAG
- a CDS encoding cation diffusion facilitator family transporter: protein MGAGHDHSHGGDTRVSRMLIAAGILTVFFVIELTTALMINSIALLADAGHMLTDLVAMFMGLTAVLLARHGPASAARTYGWHRAEVFTAVANAVLLLGVAAFILYEAIERLGNAPEIPGVPMIVVAVAGLVANLAVVLLLRSQSEKSLAVKGAYMEVVADTVGSVGVLIAGIVNVTTHWPYADVVVAVFVAIWVLPRAIGLARAALRILSESSPAHIDVDELRAALAAVDGVTEVHDLHVWTLVPGKDMVTAHLTSTGDSDRVLDDARAVLSARGLEHATVQVEPPGCADDCPGQTDW, encoded by the coding sequence ATGGGAGCCGGACACGACCACAGCCACGGCGGTGACACGCGGGTGAGCCGGATGCTGATCGCCGCGGGCATCCTGACCGTGTTCTTCGTCATCGAGCTGACCACCGCGTTGATGATCAATTCGATCGCGCTGCTGGCCGACGCCGGACACATGCTGACCGACCTGGTCGCGATGTTCATGGGATTGACGGCCGTGCTGCTCGCTCGCCACGGGCCGGCGTCGGCGGCCCGCACCTACGGCTGGCACCGGGCCGAGGTGTTCACCGCCGTCGCCAACGCCGTCCTGTTGCTCGGTGTCGCGGCGTTCATCCTTTACGAGGCGATCGAACGGCTGGGCAACGCACCCGAGATCCCCGGCGTCCCGATGATCGTGGTGGCCGTCGCCGGCCTGGTCGCCAACCTGGCCGTCGTCCTTCTGCTGCGCTCCCAATCCGAAAAGAGCCTTGCGGTCAAGGGCGCCTACATGGAGGTGGTGGCCGACACCGTCGGCAGCGTGGGCGTGCTGATCGCCGGCATCGTGAACGTGACGACGCACTGGCCGTACGCCGACGTGGTGGTCGCGGTGTTCGTCGCGATCTGGGTGCTGCCCAGGGCGATCGGGCTGGCCCGGGCCGCGCTGCGCATCCTGTCCGAATCGTCGCCCGCCCACATCGACGTCGACGAGCTGCGGGCGGCGCTGGCCGCCGTCGACGGCGTCACCGAGGTGCACGATCTCCACGTGTGGACGCTGGTACCGGGCAAAGACATGGTGACCGCGCACCTGACCAGCACCGGAGACTCCGACCGGGTGCTCGACGACGCCAGGGCGGTGCTGTCCGCCCGCGGGCTCGAACACGCGACGGTGCAAGTGGAGCCGCCCGGATGCGCTGACGACTGCCCCGGCCAGACCGACTGGTGA
- a CDS encoding DUF4878 domain-containing protein has protein sequence MSNPSGPDHDEVTGPVAPAGDEQAPQETDPATEVFRATEPSGERRFTAPGFDAGSTQIIHREPDPETEIFSTPTEVFPASGPPRTGPQAIPPRPPATRRRSWAFVLAVIAVIAALAAIAVLVTVLLTRHDSAKASQEDMVRATIQNFDTAVQNGDLAALRGITCGQTRDSYVKYDDAAWSDTHARVAAARQYPVVASIDEIVVNGDHAEANVTSFMAFDPATRSTRSFDLQFRDNQWKICQAS, from the coding sequence ATGTCGAACCCATCCGGGCCCGACCACGACGAGGTCACCGGACCCGTCGCGCCGGCCGGTGACGAGCAGGCTCCTCAGGAGACCGACCCGGCCACCGAGGTGTTCAGGGCCACCGAGCCATCGGGCGAACGTCGTTTCACCGCACCAGGATTCGATGCGGGGTCAACGCAGATCATCCATCGCGAGCCCGATCCGGAAACCGAGATCTTCTCCACACCGACCGAGGTCTTCCCGGCCTCGGGGCCGCCTCGGACGGGACCGCAGGCCATTCCGCCGCGCCCGCCTGCGACCCGCAGGCGCAGCTGGGCTTTCGTGCTGGCGGTGATCGCGGTAATCGCCGCGCTGGCCGCGATAGCCGTTCTCGTCACCGTCCTGCTGACCCGCCACGACTCGGCGAAGGCATCGCAGGAGGACATGGTCCGCGCGACCATCCAGAACTTCGACACCGCCGTGCAGAACGGCGATCTGGCCGCCCTGCGTGGCATCACCTGCGGCCAGACCAGGGACAGCTACGTCAAGTACGACGACGCGGCCTGGTCGGACACCCACGCGCGGGTGGCTGCGGCCCGGCAGTACCCGGTGGTGGCCAGCATCGACGAGATCGTCGTCAACGGTGACCACGCCGAGGCCAACGTGACGTCATTCATGGCGTTCGACCCGGCGACGCGATCGACCCGTAGTTTCGACCTGCAGTTCCGCGACAACCAGTGGAAGATCTGCCAAGCGTCCTGA
- a CDS encoding DUF3151 domain-containing protein, with product MTSFGDLLGPEPVLLPGDIEAEAELLAGEKAAIVAAAHPTASVAWATLAEEALADDKAITAYAYARTGYHRGLDQLRRNGWKGFGPVPYRHEPNRGFLRCVAALARAADAIGETDEFARCLDLLDDCDPAARVELGLA from the coding sequence ATGACATCGTTTGGTGACCTTCTGGGCCCCGAGCCCGTGCTGCTGCCTGGGGATATCGAGGCCGAAGCGGAACTGCTGGCCGGGGAGAAGGCGGCCATCGTGGCCGCAGCGCACCCGACCGCATCGGTGGCGTGGGCGACCTTGGCCGAGGAAGCGCTCGCCGATGACAAGGCGATCACCGCCTACGCCTACGCCCGGACGGGCTACCACCGTGGCCTGGACCAGTTGCGCCGCAACGGCTGGAAGGGTTTCGGTCCCGTTCCCTATCGCCATGAACCGAACCGCGGCTTCCTGCGCTGCGTCGCGGCGCTGGCGCGGGCCGCCGACGCCATCGGGGAGACCGACGAGTTCGCTCGGTGCCTGGATTTGCTCGACGACTGCGATCCGGCGGCCCGCGTCGAACTGGGCCTCGCCTAG
- a CDS encoding PE-PPE domain-containing protein — MKGCRGMAARSAVCGVLAGVTVAACAMTPSSALADPSTAFTAAEVLVVGGTGKSVPSEAMMHALYEQGLFTDPDPTGVQYPAQLWPIQGKLTLDESVAVGVANLDSALVDVDGPVTVVGLSQGAVVVNYEKRALMAQPDPPTDISFVTIGDPTNSDGGLLAKLPHVHIPILDATIPRAPVETPYDTTEIVHEYDGYADFPDNPLNLLADLNALAGVIYLHPNKGGVDLNDPRNVVTSSTNSLGGTTTHILVPTDELPLTRPLRALGVPDAAVDALDKPLRKIINTGYAGERPGRKAPRSGLGSTPGHRSSEPARRPGSATAHSRPRTVG, encoded by the coding sequence ATGAAGGGTTGTCGTGGGATGGCCGCGCGCAGCGCGGTATGCGGTGTTCTCGCGGGGGTGACGGTGGCTGCGTGCGCCATGACGCCCTCGTCCGCGCTTGCCGATCCGTCGACTGCTTTCACGGCCGCCGAGGTGCTGGTAGTCGGCGGCACCGGCAAGAGTGTGCCGTCGGAAGCGATGATGCATGCTTTGTACGAGCAAGGCCTCTTCACCGATCCGGATCCCACGGGCGTGCAGTACCCCGCGCAGCTGTGGCCGATTCAAGGGAAGTTGACGCTCGATGAGTCGGTCGCGGTCGGGGTCGCGAATCTCGACAGCGCCCTGGTCGACGTGGACGGACCGGTCACCGTCGTAGGACTGAGCCAGGGGGCGGTGGTGGTCAACTACGAGAAGCGGGCGCTGATGGCTCAGCCTGACCCGCCGACGGACATCTCCTTCGTCACGATCGGGGACCCCACCAACAGCGACGGGGGGCTGCTGGCGAAGCTGCCGCACGTGCACATTCCGATACTGGACGCCACCATTCCCCGAGCTCCAGTCGAAACACCCTACGACACAACAGAAATCGTGCATGAGTACGACGGCTACGCCGATTTCCCGGATAACCCGCTCAATCTGTTGGCAGACCTCAACGCGCTTGCCGGGGTGATCTATCTGCACCCCAACAAAGGGGGCGTAGATCTGAACGATCCACGCAATGTGGTCACCTCGAGCACGAACTCCCTGGGGGGTACGACCACTCACATCCTGGTACCCACCGATGAGCTTCCCCTGACGAGGCCGCTGCGAGCCCTCGGTGTGCCCGATGCGGCCGTGGACGCATTGGACAAACCGTTGCGAAAGATCATCAACACCGGCTATGCCGGCGAACGACCGGGGCGGAAAGCGCCGAGATCCGGTCTCGGGTCGACCCCGGGGCATCGCTCCTCTGAGCCGGCACGCCGTCCGGGCAGCGCGACGGCGCACTCGAGGCCTCGCACCGTGGGGTAG
- a CDS encoding VTT domain-containing protein — MPDFLDPLKLIEQFGTWALVGILVVVFIESGVLFPVLPGDTLLFVAGMLAAGTAAQGADVNANFQLWQLLVFIPIAAVLGGQVGYVVGRFLGTAMFKPNARILKQRYLDEAHIFFEQRGPFAIVLARFVPIVRTLAPITAGAAKMKYPVFTLYNVIGAVLWGVGLTLLGYGLGQFEIIQKLLEPIFILIAVASITPMIWEWYKRRKAAKDATDPVSGS; from the coding sequence ATGCCCGACTTCCTCGACCCGCTCAAGCTGATCGAGCAGTTCGGCACCTGGGCCCTGGTCGGCATCCTGGTCGTCGTCTTCATCGAGTCCGGCGTGCTGTTCCCCGTGCTGCCCGGCGACACGTTGTTGTTCGTGGCGGGCATGCTCGCCGCCGGGACCGCCGCACAGGGCGCCGACGTCAACGCCAACTTCCAGCTGTGGCAGCTGCTCGTGTTCATCCCGATCGCCGCCGTACTCGGCGGCCAGGTGGGTTACGTCGTCGGCCGCTTCCTGGGCACCGCCATGTTCAAACCGAACGCGCGAATCCTCAAGCAGCGCTACCTCGACGAGGCGCACATCTTCTTCGAGCAGCGCGGCCCGTTCGCGATCGTGCTGGCACGCTTCGTCCCGATCGTGCGCACCCTTGCCCCGATCACCGCAGGCGCGGCCAAGATGAAGTACCCGGTCTTCACGCTCTACAACGTGATCGGTGCGGTGCTCTGGGGTGTCGGCCTGACGCTGCTCGGCTACGGTCTCGGGCAGTTCGAGATCATCCAAAAGCTGCTGGAACCGATCTTCATCCTCATCGCGGTCGCGTCGATCACCCCGATGATCTGGGAGTGGTACAAACGCCGCAAAGCCGCCAAGGACGCGACCGATCCGGTTTCCGGGTCGTAA
- a CDS encoding FUSC family protein, whose product MSTPPRWPIGLRAAISTAIPVTAGWAAGAMGSGLIATLGAFTSRFGGDRPYANRGIELATVAMSLAAAVAVGGWSAQVPWLGVLMVSLVAVAAVWLCNALAVGPPGAYIFVVACAAGIGASAAHLAPWALGLLVLAGGAVAWLVQMAGALVHFRKPERTAVAAAAEAVAGYIEAANSPQERAARHRAAAALHRSWSVLVNYQPLQARPSSVLHQLRAANHAVHVLFTTAVTAAAQGTAPAPETAALARRLGTLQSPPEDVATREADRIPLGSPPVLTVLRRAISPGSPVRHIMQRVAVGALLSGAAAMALGVDHAYWAMAAAVLVLHQGTDRSRTMRRGGERLLGTWVGLGLAGAILSLHPHDLWLVLLLALLNFIIEVLVVRNYALATVFITTAALTISSGTHAVDVGHLLLARGIDTLIGCGIGVAVYLVAVRWQESTRLTDAIARTLDAAAQVLPYVAAGDTVGLAARAARRDLQIAAIALMESDEAAMAGSVRQREAAEQWLPAVTATEQLAYRTIAACWTIEHRADGVEFGRSLFGGRSAQPHVEALAALATAVRTGAAAPERGDPLPFLADEVTELRRSLARD is encoded by the coding sequence TTGAGCACTCCGCCGCGCTGGCCCATCGGGCTGCGCGCGGCGATCAGCACGGCCATCCCCGTCACCGCGGGATGGGCCGCGGGAGCGATGGGCTCCGGACTGATCGCCACCCTCGGCGCATTCACGTCTCGATTCGGCGGTGACCGGCCCTACGCCAACCGCGGTATCGAGCTGGCGACCGTGGCAATGTCGCTGGCCGCAGCAGTCGCAGTGGGCGGATGGTCGGCGCAGGTGCCGTGGCTCGGAGTGCTGATGGTGTCACTGGTCGCCGTTGCGGCGGTGTGGCTGTGCAACGCCCTGGCCGTCGGACCGCCCGGGGCGTATATCTTCGTCGTCGCCTGCGCCGCCGGGATCGGCGCCTCCGCGGCCCATTTGGCGCCCTGGGCGCTGGGTCTGCTGGTGCTCGCCGGGGGCGCGGTGGCCTGGCTGGTCCAGATGGCCGGGGCACTGGTCCATTTCCGCAAACCCGAACGCACCGCCGTCGCGGCCGCCGCCGAGGCCGTCGCCGGCTACATCGAGGCCGCGAACTCGCCGCAGGAACGCGCCGCCCGCCACCGCGCTGCCGCCGCGCTGCACCGCTCGTGGAGCGTGCTGGTGAATTATCAACCGCTGCAAGCCCGCCCGAGCAGCGTCCTGCACCAGCTGCGTGCCGCCAACCACGCAGTGCACGTGTTGTTCACGACGGCGGTCACCGCCGCCGCGCAGGGCACCGCCCCGGCTCCCGAGACCGCCGCGTTGGCCCGCCGGCTCGGCACGCTGCAGTCGCCGCCGGAGGACGTCGCGACCCGCGAGGCCGACCGGATACCGCTGGGGAGTCCGCCGGTGCTCACCGTGCTGCGCCGTGCGATCAGCCCGGGATCGCCGGTCCGCCACATCATGCAGCGAGTCGCCGTCGGCGCCCTGCTGTCCGGAGCGGCGGCGATGGCCCTGGGTGTGGACCATGCGTACTGGGCGATGGCGGCCGCGGTCCTGGTGCTGCATCAGGGCACCGACCGCAGCCGCACGATGCGCCGCGGTGGCGAGCGGCTGCTGGGCACCTGGGTTGGCCTCGGACTGGCCGGGGCGATCCTGTCGCTGCACCCGCACGACCTGTGGCTGGTGCTATTGCTGGCGCTGCTGAACTTCATCATCGAGGTGCTGGTGGTCCGAAACTATGCGCTGGCAACGGTTTTCATCACCACTGCGGCACTGACCATCTCGTCGGGTACGCATGCGGTCGACGTCGGGCACCTTCTGCTGGCGCGCGGCATCGACACGCTGATCGGCTGCGGGATCGGGGTGGCCGTCTACCTGGTCGCTGTCCGCTGGCAGGAGTCCACCCGCTTGACCGACGCGATAGCGCGCACCCTGGACGCGGCTGCGCAGGTACTCCCCTATGTCGCCGCCGGTGACACGGTCGGGCTGGCGGCGCGGGCGGCTCGCCGGGATCTGCAGATCGCCGCGATCGCTCTGATGGAATCCGACGAGGCCGCGATGGCCGGGTCGGTACGGCAACGGGAAGCCGCCGAGCAGTGGTTGCCCGCGGTGACCGCGACCGAGCAACTGGCCTACCGCACGATCGCGGCCTGCTGGACCATCGAGCACCGCGCTGACGGCGTCGAGTTCGGCCGCTCACTGTTCGGCGGCCGATCAGCCCAGCCGCACGTCGAGGCGCTCGCGGCGCTCGCAACCGCAGTGCGCACCGGCGCTGCGGCACCCGAGCGCGGCGATCCCCTGCCGTTCCTGGCCGACGAGGTCACCGAGCTGCGCCGGTCTCTGGCCCGGGACTAG